Proteins from a single region of Flavobacterium sp. YJ01:
- the purU gene encoding formyltetrahydrofolate deformylase, which yields MQKITILIHCKDQKNIIASVTTFIAKVGGNITYIDQHVDVEQNVFFMRLECEFTNSEITVESFKEDFEQALASKFEMSWDLYNQDQKPKMALFVSKYDHCLFDILGRYSAGELNIEIPLIISNHNDLRSIAERFDIPFHLVPFTKDNKEEGEAKQIELLKRYEINFIVLARYMQIITPKLISLYENKIINIHHSFLPAFPGAKPYHSAFKRGVKIIGATSHYVTEELDEGPIIEQDIARVSHIHSVEDFIMKGRDLERIVLARAIKLHSERKTMVYSNKTVVFS from the coding sequence ATGCAGAAAATTACAATTCTAATTCACTGTAAAGACCAAAAGAATATTATCGCATCAGTGACTACTTTTATTGCTAAAGTGGGCGGAAATATTACTTACATCGACCAGCATGTTGATGTTGAACAGAACGTGTTTTTCATGAGATTGGAATGCGAATTTACCAATTCTGAAATAACCGTTGAAAGTTTTAAAGAAGATTTTGAACAAGCTCTTGCATCCAAATTTGAGATGTCTTGGGATTTGTACAATCAGGATCAAAAACCAAAAATGGCATTGTTTGTTTCTAAATACGATCATTGTCTTTTTGATATTTTGGGACGTTACAGCGCAGGTGAATTAAACATAGAAATTCCACTAATTATCAGTAATCACAACGATTTAAGATCAATTGCAGAACGTTTTGATATTCCGTTTCATCTTGTTCCTTTTACCAAAGACAACAAAGAAGAAGGCGAAGCAAAACAAATTGAATTATTAAAAAGATATGAAATCAATTTTATTGTTTTAGCTCGTTATATGCAAATTATAACCCCAAAACTGATTTCGCTTTACGAAAATAAAATCATTAACATTCACCATTCCTTTTTACCAGCTTTTCCTGGAGCAAAGCCGTATCATTCTGCTTTTAAACGCGGAGTAAAAATTATTGGTGCAACAAGTCATTATGTTACAGAAGAATTAGACGAAGGTCCGATTATCGAGCAAGATATTGCGCGTGTTTCGCATATTCATTCTGTAGAAGATTTTATTATGAAAGGAAGAGATTTAGAAAGAATAGTTTTAGCAAGAGCGATAAAATTGCATTCTGAACGTAAAACAATGGTTTACAGTAACAAAACGGTTGTTTTTTCTTGA
- a CDS encoding catalase, with the protein MEEHKKLTTATGTPVPDNQNIQTAGPRGPVLLQDFWFLEKMAHFDREVIPERRMHAKGSGAYGTFTVTHDITKYSKADLFSEIGKKTEMFVRFSTVAGERGAADAERDIRGFAMKFYTNEGNWDLVGNNTPVFFFRDPMKFPDLNHAVKRDPKTNLRSADNNWDFWTLLPEALHQVTIVMSDRGIPRSYREMHGFGSHTFSFINAQNERHWVKFHLVSQQGIENLSDEEAASLVGKDRESHQRDLFDAIEEGNFPKWKMFVQIMSEEQAKTYRFHPFDLTKVWLKGDFPLIPVGEFELNKNPENYFAEVEQAAFNPAHVVPGIGFSPDKMLQGRLFSYGDAHRYRLGVNNYQIPVNSSRCPYNSFHRDGAMRVDGNYGGRKHYEPNSFGEWQDQPETKEPPLAIYGDAYAHNFREDDNDYFTQPGLLFNLLTPEKKQLLFKNTAGQVGGAQKFIQVRHIRNCFKADPAYGEGVANALGMTMAEVDAFDDPRLKIVAR; encoded by the coding sequence ATGGAAGAACACAAAAAATTAACAACTGCAACAGGAACTCCCGTTCCAGACAACCAAAACATTCAAACAGCTGGGCCTCGCGGACCTGTTTTATTACAAGATTTTTGGTTTTTAGAAAAAATGGCGCATTTTGATCGCGAAGTAATTCCGGAGAGAAGAATGCATGCTAAAGGTTCTGGTGCGTACGGAACATTTACTGTAACACATGATATTACCAAATATTCAAAAGCAGATCTGTTTTCAGAAATTGGTAAGAAAACAGAAATGTTTGTACGTTTCTCAACTGTTGCAGGAGAAAGAGGTGCTGCTGATGCCGAAAGAGACATTCGTGGTTTTGCCATGAAATTTTACACAAACGAAGGAAATTGGGATTTGGTAGGAAATAATACTCCCGTATTCTTTTTTCGTGATCCGATGAAATTTCCAGACTTAAACCACGCAGTAAAACGTGATCCAAAAACCAACTTGAGAAGTGCTGATAACAATTGGGATTTTTGGACATTATTGCCAGAAGCTTTGCATCAGGTTACCATTGTAATGAGCGATAGAGGAATTCCGAGATCGTACAGAGAAATGCACGGTTTTGGAAGTCACACTTTTAGCTTCATTAACGCACAAAACGAAAGACATTGGGTTAAATTTCACTTGGTTTCGCAACAAGGAATCGAAAATCTTTCAGATGAAGAAGCCGCTTCTTTAGTTGGTAAAGACAGAGAAAGTCACCAAAGAGATTTATTTGATGCGATTGAAGAAGGGAATTTTCCAAAATGGAAAATGTTCGTTCAGATTATGTCAGAAGAACAAGCAAAAACGTATCGTTTTCATCCATTCGATTTAACGAAAGTTTGGTTAAAAGGAGATTTTCCACTAATTCCCGTTGGAGAATTTGAGTTGAATAAAAACCCAGAAAATTATTTTGCAGAAGTAGAGCAAGCAGCTTTTAATCCAGCTCACGTAGTTCCTGGAATTGGATTTTCTCCAGATAAAATGCTTCAAGGGCGTTTGTTTTCTTACGGAGATGCGCACCGTTATCGTTTAGGCGTTAATAATTATCAGATTCCAGTAAATTCATCAAGATGTCCGTACAACAGTTTTCACAGAGATGGAGCGATGCGCGTTGACGGAAATTATGGAGGAAGAAAACATTATGAGCCAAATAGTTTTGGTGAATGGCAAGATCAGCCAGAAACAAAAGAACCGCCATTGGCAATCTATGGCGATGCGTACGCGCACAACTTTAGAGAAGATGATAATGATTATTTTACTCAGCCCGGATTATTATTCAATTTATTGACACCAGAGAAAAAACAACTTTTGTTTAAAAATACCGCAGGTCAGGTAGGAGGGGCACAGAAATTCATTCAGGTTCGTCACATAAGAAATTGCTTTAAAGCTGATCCTGCATATGGAGAAGGCGTAGCAAATGCTTTAGGAATGACAATGGCAGAAGTTGATGCTTTTGATGATCCAAGATTGAAGATTGTGGCTCGTTAA
- a CDS encoding helical backbone metal receptor translates to MKQFQDQLGTIHSFEITPKRIISLVPSQTELLYDLGLEEKIIGITKFCVHPFHFKSTKKIVGGTKKIHFEKMKLLQPDIIICNKEENTEEIVNQLKEICPVWVTNIVSIEDNFQMISDFGQLFNCRTEAQKWNDKLAFALSDFKNYIKDIKEKKAAYFIWKNPYMVAGNDTYINELLKLNHFKNIYEDKGRYPEIELKKMRLEGDPDLVFLSSEPYPFKEEDAFEIGRFTHHAKTIFVDGEMFSWHGSRLLKAFIYFKLLHERLKN, encoded by the coding sequence ATGAAACAATTTCAAGACCAACTAGGAACGATTCATTCTTTTGAAATAACTCCAAAACGAATTATTTCTTTAGTTCCTTCACAAACCGAATTATTATACGATTTAGGTTTAGAAGAAAAAATCATCGGAATCACAAAGTTCTGTGTGCACCCGTTTCATTTTAAATCTACTAAAAAGATTGTCGGCGGAACGAAGAAAATTCATTTTGAGAAGATGAAGCTACTACAACCTGATATTATTATTTGCAATAAAGAAGAAAATACAGAAGAAATCGTAAATCAACTAAAAGAAATTTGTCCAGTTTGGGTTACAAATATTGTTTCTATTGAAGATAATTTTCAGATGATTTCAGATTTCGGACAGTTATTCAATTGCAGAACCGAAGCTCAAAAGTGGAATGACAAATTGGCTTTCGCCTTGAGCGATTTCAAAAATTATATAAAAGATATTAAAGAGAAAAAGGCAGCATATTTTATTTGGAAAAATCCTTATATGGTTGCTGGAAATGATACTTATATAAATGAGTTATTAAAACTCAATCATTTTAAGAATATTTACGAAGACAAAGGCCGTTATCCTGAAATCGAATTAAAAAAAATGCGTTTAGAAGGCGATCCTGATTTGGTTTTTCTTTCTTCAGAACCTTATCCATTTAAAGAAGAAGATGCTTTCGAAATTGGAAGATTTACACATCACGCCAAAACTATTTTTGTAGACGGAGAAATGTTCTCTTGGCACGGAAGTAGATTATTAAAGGCTTTTATTTACTTTAAACTACTTCATGAAAGATTGAAGAATTAG
- the pyrF gene encoding orotidine-5'-phosphate decarboxylase, with protein MTTQQLHEQILQKKSFLCVGLDPDLDKMPQHLLNTEDPIFEFNKAIIDATHDLTVGYKPNTAFFEAYGIKGWMSLQKTINYINENYPDIFTIADAKRGDIGNTSSMYAKAFFEDLNFDSVTVAPYMGKDSVEPFLAFENKHTIMLALTSNEGAFDFQTLNTGGKELYKQVLETSKTWKNSENLMYVVGATKAEYFAEIRKIVPDSFLLVPGIGAQGGSLSEVCKYGMNDKIGLLVNSARAIIYASKGTDFAEKAREEALKVQKEMAEIIYSKF; from the coding sequence ATGACAACACAACAATTACACGAACAAATTCTTCAAAAAAAATCATTTCTATGTGTGGGTTTAGATCCTGATTTGGACAAAATGCCACAACATTTATTAAATACCGAAGATCCTATTTTCGAATTTAATAAAGCAATAATCGATGCTACGCATGATTTAACTGTAGGATATAAACCAAATACAGCTTTTTTTGAAGCATACGGAATAAAAGGATGGATGTCTCTGCAAAAAACAATCAATTACATCAACGAAAATTACCCTGATATTTTTACAATCGCAGATGCAAAACGCGGTGATATCGGAAATACGTCAAGCATGTATGCAAAAGCCTTTTTTGAAGATTTGAATTTTGATAGTGTAACGGTTGCACCATATATGGGAAAAGATTCTGTCGAACCTTTTCTGGCTTTCGAAAATAAACATACCATAATGCTGGCTTTAACGTCTAATGAAGGCGCTTTTGATTTTCAGACTTTAAATACTGGCGGAAAAGAATTATACAAACAAGTTTTAGAAACTTCTAAAACATGGAAAAATAGCGAAAACTTAATGTATGTAGTTGGCGCTACAAAAGCAGAATATTTTGCCGAAATCAGAAAAATTGTTCCAGATAGTTTTCTACTAGTTCCAGGAATTGGCGCTCAAGGCGGAAGTTTATCAGAAGTTTGTAAATACGGAATGAACGACAAAATAGGTCTTTTGGTAAATTCGGCAAGAGCAATTATCTACGCTTCAAAAGGAACTGATTTTGCTGAAAAGGCTAGAGAAGAAGCTTTGAAAGTGCAAAAAGAAATGGCTGAAATTATTTATTCTAAGTTTTAA
- a CDS encoding DNA starvation/stationary phase protection protein, with protein MSPHIGITPANLKKSASILGTILSNEMTLYVKTRKFHWNISGNSFMELHKLFEEQYRILEAQIDEVAERISQLGEKTIGTMKEFIDNSTLKESPKEYASQKHMLSELLENHEQLVTEFRSYIPIFEEETKDVGSADFVTGLLQEHEKMAWVLRRYQV; from the coding sequence ATGAGCCCACATATCGGAATTACGCCTGCAAATCTAAAAAAGAGTGCTTCTATTTTAGGAACAATCTTATCTAACGAAATGACTTTATATGTAAAAACCAGAAAATTTCACTGGAATATTTCTGGAAATAGCTTTATGGAATTGCATAAATTATTTGAAGAACAATACAGAATTCTAGAAGCACAAATCGATGAAGTTGCGGAACGCATCAGTCAATTAGGAGAAAAAACAATTGGTACAATGAAAGAGTTTATCGATAATTCTACTTTAAAAGAATCGCCAAAAGAATATGCTTCGCAAAAACACATGCTTTCTGAACTTCTAGAAAATCACGAACAATTGGTGACAGAATTTAGAAGTTATATTCCAATATTTGAAGAAGAAACAAAAGATGTTGGCTCTGCCGATTTTGTTACTGGATTATTACAAGAGCACGAAAAAATGGCTTGGGTTCTTAGAAGATATCAAGTTTAG
- a CDS encoding CsbD family protein, protein MNTTEIKGNWNELKGKLKQKYADLTDDDLLYDEGKEDEMYGKLQQKLGKTKDEVRKIIADL, encoded by the coding sequence ATGAATACTACAGAGATAAAAGGAAACTGGAATGAGTTAAAAGGAAAATTGAAGCAAAAATATGCGGATTTAACAGATGATGATTTACTTTATGATGAAGGAAAAGAAGACGAAATGTACGGAAAACTTCAACAAAAATTAGGTAAAACAAAAGATGAAGTTCGTAAAATCATTGCTGATTTGTAA
- a CDS encoding AraC family transcriptional regulator has product MKLFIKFDINTICSQYLKLNLEQNNVNFTTLGFGEIEIEDNIDAEALENLKQKLTPCGFEVVENQKSVLVQKIKDAIIELVFMDDSNNYKSSVFLAEKLNHSYGYLSNVFSEVTYSSIENFIILQKIERAKQLIIINEMSLTEIAFLLNYSSVAHLSTQFKNTTGITPSAFQRIIKKRRENLK; this is encoded by the coding sequence ATGAAACTATTTATAAAGTTCGACATTAACACTATTTGCTCTCAATATCTGAAACTGAATTTGGAGCAGAACAATGTGAATTTTACGACGCTGGGTTTTGGCGAAATCGAAATCGAGGACAATATTGATGCTGAAGCACTTGAAAATTTAAAACAAAAATTGACGCCATGCGGCTTTGAAGTTGTTGAAAATCAAAAAAGTGTATTAGTCCAAAAAATTAAAGACGCAATTATAGAATTGGTCTTTATGGACGACAGCAATAATTATAAAAGTTCTGTTTTTTTGGCTGAAAAGCTAAATCACAGTTATGGATATTTATCAAATGTTTTCTCAGAAGTAACATACTCTTCTATAGAAAACTTTATTATTTTGCAGAAAATTGAAAGAGCAAAACAATTGATTATTATCAATGAAATGAGTTTAACCGAGATTGCATTTTTATTAAACTATTCAAGTGTTGCGCATTTGAGTACGCAATTTAAAAACACAACGGGAATTACTCCGTCTGCTTTTCAGAGAATTATTAAGAAACGAAGAGAAAATTTAAAATAA
- a CDS encoding response regulator, producing MQKNALHILLADDDEDDRLFFKDAFEEIKIQTNVSFVHDGMQLMDHLHNTDNKLPDILFLDLNMPKKTGKECLIEIKKTDRLKDIIIAIYSTSSSEEDIEDTFIQGANIYIKKPSDFNTLKKIINEVVTVNWHYHTSGLNRDNFLLRLK from the coding sequence ATGCAAAAAAACGCATTACACATTTTACTTGCCGATGATGATGAAGATGACCGTCTTTTCTTTAAAGATGCTTTTGAAGAAATAAAAATACAAACCAATGTAAGTTTTGTTCACGACGGGATGCAATTAATGGATCATCTACATAATACAGACAATAAACTTCCAGATATTTTGTTTCTAGATTTGAACATGCCTAAAAAAACGGGTAAAGAATGTTTAATTGAAATCAAAAAAACGGATCGTTTAAAAGATATAATTATTGCCATTTATTCTACCTCTTCTTCTGAGGAAGATATTGAAGATACCTTTATCCAGGGTGCTAATATTTACATTAAAAAGCCAAGCGATTTTAATACGTTAAAAAAAATAATTAATGAAGTCGTGACCGTAAACTGGCACTATCATACCTCTGGGTTAAACCGTGATAATTTCTTGCTGCGACTAAAATAA
- a CDS encoding CHASE3 domain-containing protein, translating into MKWIPNFNSSNSLRVIFVIAVFILLFLSSIAYKHNQDLNESSKLVMHTYEINIQLERLMSAIKDAETGQRGYIITRNARFLTPYIYSRDKVNTSFITLKKLTADNPQQQENLQKLFKLITLRFVSFENCLKYSDPKTYDKRKLDNHMFGGRILMENIRFKVDEMNDIEKTYLKKRLKIYDAEISLSPLFSISLFLVALSFILLAYRQISRDFERLKVFNKRLLISSGLIAESESIGNFSTWQWDLDADKIDYSDNQFRLLGFEPNSFVPSKETLLKYVHPDDKDAVAKSIDEIIENKKVPFLYYKIVRPDFEVRYFKTAGKLVTDQQGSKILLGINFDITDEHLLNIELQERNKELEKSNKELASFNHVASHDLQEPLRKIQTFISRVSDADKEVMSESGKNYITKIEVSAKRMRVLIDDLLLFSRTNTTKKEFIKINLNELLDNAESELAEVIEDKKAVIKSNKLPKLSVIPYQIEQLFINLIGNSLKYSRPGVEPEISISSEKVSSSDYPEIVDQSVKKFHKITFTDNGMGFDPQFKETIFILFQRLHSKTEYPGTGIGLAICKKIVENHKGHITANSIMGEGSVFTVFLPD; encoded by the coding sequence ATGAAATGGATACCAAATTTTAATTCTTCAAACTCTTTGAGAGTTATTTTTGTAATCGCAGTTTTCATTCTGTTATTTCTATCTTCAATTGCTTACAAACATAATCAGGACTTGAACGAATCAAGCAAACTGGTTATGCATACTTATGAAATAAACATTCAGCTCGAACGCTTAATGTCGGCTATAAAAGATGCAGAAACGGGCCAGCGAGGCTACATTATTACTCGCAATGCCCGTTTTTTGACGCCTTATATTTATTCTAGAGATAAGGTAAATACGTCTTTTATCACCTTAAAAAAATTAACTGCTGATAATCCGCAACAGCAGGAAAATCTTCAAAAACTTTTCAAGCTCATTACGCTTCGTTTTGTTTCTTTTGAAAACTGTTTAAAATACAGCGATCCAAAAACATACGACAAAAGAAAATTAGACAATCACATGTTTGGTGGTCGAATTTTGATGGAGAACATTCGTTTTAAGGTTGACGAAATGAATGATATTGAAAAAACCTATCTCAAAAAAAGACTTAAAATTTATGATGCGGAAATTTCTTTAAGTCCGCTTTTTTCGATTTCATTATTTTTAGTCGCCTTAAGTTTTATCTTATTAGCTTATAGACAAATCAGCCGTGATTTTGAACGCCTGAAAGTATTTAACAAAAGACTTTTAATTTCTTCTGGTTTAATTGCAGAATCTGAAAGCATTGGAAATTTCAGCACTTGGCAATGGGATTTGGATGCCGATAAAATTGATTATTCTGACAATCAGTTTAGATTATTAGGTTTCGAACCCAATTCTTTTGTACCGAGTAAAGAAACGCTTTTAAAATATGTGCATCCAGACGATAAAGATGCTGTAGCAAAATCTATAGACGAAATTATCGAAAACAAAAAGGTTCCGTTTTTATATTATAAAATTGTGCGACCAGATTTTGAAGTTCGTTACTTTAAAACTGCAGGAAAATTGGTTACAGACCAACAAGGAAGTAAAATTTTATTAGGAATCAATTTTGATATTACTGATGAACATTTACTGAATATCGAACTTCAGGAACGAAACAAAGAATTAGAAAAAAGCAATAAAGAATTGGCTTCTTTCAATCATGTTGCAAGTCATGATTTGCAGGAACCTCTTCGAAAAATTCAAACTTTTATTTCTCGAGTTTCAGATGCAGATAAAGAAGTTATGTCTGAAAGCGGTAAAAATTACATCACAAAAATTGAGGTTTCTGCTAAAAGAATGCGTGTTTTAATTGATGATTTGCTTTTATTTTCTAGAACTAACACCACTAAAAAGGAATTTATAAAAATAAATCTCAACGAACTTCTTGACAATGCTGAGTCTGAATTAGCCGAAGTAATTGAAGACAAGAAGGCAGTTATCAAATCAAACAAGCTTCCGAAATTATCGGTAATTCCATATCAGATCGAACAGCTTTTTATCAATTTAATTGGAAATTCATTAAAATATAGTCGACCTGGAGTTGAACCAGAAATTTCGATTTCTAGTGAAAAAGTCAGTTCTTCAGATTATCCAGAAATTGTCGATCAGTCTGTAAAGAAATTTCATAAAATAACTTTCACTGATAACGGAATGGGATTTGATCCGCAATTTAAAGAAACCATTTTTATTCTTTTTCAGCGTCTTCATTCTAAAACAGAATATCCCGGAACCGGAATTGGTTTGGCTATCTGCAAAAAGATTGTAGAGAATCATAAAGGACATATTACAGCCAACAGCATTATGGGCGAAGGCTCAGTATTTACGGTGTTTCTACCCGATTAA
- a CDS encoding DUF4142 domain-containing protein — translation MNKIHHLKTHFFKVFFLSAIIICSSSCKRINPIEKTLKNQSFAINEKEKTEVFFFISTTNLSKGIISKSQIAQQKSSDVIVKQLSQRIEFKETQLLNEITRMANLKLIVITEINAMHKIDLYNLTDAKANDFNDIYLNATKEALDDQIELFESISRETNDKKILELVLRYLPEQYKLLRETERLRKQNV, via the coding sequence ATGAACAAAATTCACCATCTAAAGACTCATTTTTTTAAAGTCTTTTTCTTATCGGCGATAATCATTTGCAGCTCATCTTGCAAAAGAATAAATCCAATAGAAAAGACCTTAAAGAATCAATCTTTTGCAATTAATGAAAAAGAAAAAACAGAAGTTTTCTTTTTTATTTCGACGACGAATTTAAGTAAAGGAATTATTTCTAAAAGTCAAATTGCACAACAAAAAAGTTCAGACGTTATCGTAAAGCAATTAAGTCAGAGAATTGAATTCAAAGAAACACAATTGCTAAATGAAATAACAAGAATGGCTAATTTAAAGCTCATTGTAATAACGGAAATCAACGCCATGCACAAAATAGACTTGTACAACCTTACTGATGCAAAAGCAAATGATTTTAATGATATTTATTTAAACGCCACGAAAGAAGCTTTAGACGACCAGATCGAGTTATTCGAATCTATTTCAAGAGAAACAAACGATAAAAAAATCTTGGAATTAGTACTGCGATATCTACCTGAACAATACAAACTTTTAAGGGAAACCGAAAGATTAAGAAAACAAAATGTATAA
- a CDS encoding porin family protein, whose amino-acid sequence MKLQANFLCALTLFLSASFGMLHAQDTNVTTEFGVKGGFNMSNLSKDENVDDNNILYGFNAGLYATLPVSDFVAIQPEILFTTKGAESEYSGAGFNGNAKFRLNYIEVPLLVRVNLTKNFNIHAGGYASYLVSSKVTGNGDFEFNEEIDTDDLAKFDAGLAVGVGVDFNPISIGLRYNHGLTTVGKERTVLGTTTTFPDARNRNLSLYLSYRLN is encoded by the coding sequence ATGAAATTACAAGCCAATTTTTTATGCGCCTTAACACTTTTTTTATCAGCTTCGTTTGGAATGCTGCACGCTCAGGACACTAATGTAACTACCGAATTCGGTGTAAAGGGAGGATTCAACATGTCTAACTTAAGCAAAGACGAAAACGTTGATGACAATAATATTTTATACGGTTTTAACGCTGGTCTATATGCTACTCTTCCTGTCTCAGATTTTGTAGCTATTCAGCCAGAGATTTTATTTACAACCAAAGGAGCAGAATCAGAATACAGCGGTGCTGGTTTTAATGGAAATGCAAAATTCAGATTGAATTATATCGAAGTTCCTTTATTAGTAAGAGTTAATCTAACTAAAAACTTTAATATACACGCCGGTGGATATGCATCTTATCTGGTAAGTTCTAAAGTAACGGGAAATGGAGATTTTGAATTCAATGAAGAAATCGACACAGATGATCTTGCAAAATTTGATGCTGGTCTAGCTGTAGGGGTTGGAGTTGACTTTAATCCAATAAGCATTGGTTTGCGTTATAATCACGGTTTAACAACTGTTGGTAAAGAAAGAACAGTTTTAGGAACTACCACCACTTTTCCAGATGCAAGAAACAGAAATTTATCATTATACCTTTCGTATAGGTTAAATTAA
- a CDS encoding lmo0937 family membrane protein has product MSNLLYTIAVILVILWALGFFVYSFGSIIHILLVIAIIAILLRLIKGREI; this is encoded by the coding sequence ATGTCAAACTTATTATATACAATCGCGGTTATTCTGGTAATACTTTGGGCTTTAGGGTTCTTTGTTTACAGTTTCGGAAGCATTATCCATATACTGTTAGTTATTGCCATTATTGCCATTCTTCTTAGACTTATTAAAGGTCGAGAAATTTAA
- a CDS encoding YtxH domain-containing protein, producing MKASSTILGILGAAAAGAFIGVLFAPDKGSNTRKKIKDKSKDYGDNIKTKFDNVVNTITSNGKEILEEGKSKLNQVKEDYNTLKDDVKTVKSNY from the coding sequence ATGAAAGCAAGTAGCACAATTTTAGGAATATTAGGAGCCGCAGCGGCGGGAGCATTTATTGGAGTATTGTTTGCACCAGACAAAGGTTCTAACACTAGAAAAAAAATCAAAGATAAATCGAAAGATTACGGAGATAACATTAAAACAAAATTTGATAACGTAGTAAACACTATCACTTCAAACGGTAAAGAAATTCTTGAAGAAGGAAAATCTAAACTTAATCAAGTGAAAGAGGATTACAACACCTTGAAAGATGATGTTAAAACAGTAAAATCAAACTATTAA
- a CDS encoding DUF5723 family protein, whose amino-acid sequence MKKTLLLLCFFGSFFYARSQSYFGFRDDNYAGIQSAIFNPSAIVASKYSADVTLFSASGTAQNDLYSVNFSSILDGSYDFDTEANKNFKSNNRGNFNIDVLGPSVMFNITPVHSVALFTRVRSVTNLVDVNGQLVDEVNKDTDFSNSFMIQGGNPNGVTNSWAEIGASYATVLLDRDDNFIKGGITVKYLMAGVNGYLNGNDISVAFNRNNVNPEQSEYYSTGTLRTAASYDYDNGEDPKFDAGSAGVGFDLGFTYEYQTNCHTCIGNRYKFKLAASITDIGKLNYKNVVENTYNLNGRVTQDDIESADNIFEFFNANYTKVSSRKGIQANLPTALHTNFDWNINQKFYLNLSTDFSLVDAKKVNGTAIANSVSFTPRYETRQFSFYVPVTYMQYSGTQIGAGFRAGPLFVGSGTLFTNLFSNSSKGCNIYAGLKIPIYQNYN is encoded by the coding sequence ATGAAGAAAACTTTACTTTTATTATGCTTCTTTGGAAGCTTTTTTTATGCGCGATCGCAATCGTACTTCGGATTTAGAGATGACAATTATGCGGGAATTCAGTCGGCAATTTTTAACCCTTCTGCTATTGTAGCTTCAAAGTATAGCGCCGATGTGACTCTTTTTTCTGCAAGCGGAACAGCACAAAATGATTTGTACAGCGTTAATTTTTCCAGCATTTTAGACGGCAGTTACGATTTTGACACCGAAGCCAATAAAAACTTCAAATCGAACAATAGAGGAAACTTTAATATCGATGTTTTGGGACCTTCTGTTATGTTCAACATTACGCCTGTGCATAGTGTGGCGCTTTTTACGCGTGTGCGAAGTGTTACGAATCTTGTAGATGTAAACGGACAGCTTGTGGATGAAGTAAACAAGGATACTGATTTTTCTAACAGTTTTATGATTCAAGGCGGAAATCCGAATGGTGTTACTAATTCTTGGGCAGAAATCGGAGCAAGTTATGCGACTGTTTTACTAGATCGCGACGATAATTTTATAAAAGGAGGAATTACCGTAAAATACTTAATGGCAGGAGTAAACGGTTATCTAAACGGAAATGACATTAGCGTAGCATTCAACAGAAATAATGTTAATCCAGAACAGAGTGAATATTATTCTACGGGAACTTTAAGAACGGCAGCAAGCTACGATTATGATAATGGCGAAGATCCGAAATTTGATGCTGGTTCTGCTGGTGTAGGATTTGATTTGGGTTTTACTTATGAATATCAAACCAATTGCCATACTTGTATCGGAAATCGATATAAATTTAAATTGGCGGCTTCGATTACGGATATCGGAAAATTGAATTATAAAAATGTTGTCGAAAACACGTATAACTTAAACGGAAGAGTAACGCAAGATGATATCGAAAGTGCCGATAATATTTTCGAATTCTTCAATGCAAATTATACTAAAGTTTCGTCTAGAAAAGGTATTCAGGCGAATCTTCCAACGGCTTTGCATACTAACTTTGACTGGAACATCAACCAGAAGTTTTATCTGAATTTAAGCACTGATTTTAGTTTAGTTGATGCTAAAAAAGTAAACGGAACTGCAATTGCAAATTCGGTAAGTTTTACGCCAAGATACGAAACAAGACAATTTAGTTTCTATGTTCCTGTAACTTACATGCAATATAGCGGAACACAAATTGGAGCAGGTTTTAGAGCAGGACCTTTATTTGTAGGTTCTGGAACGCTGTTTACTAATTTGTTTTCAAACTCTTCAAAAGGCTGCAATATTTACGCTGGTTTGAAAATTCCAATTTATCAAAATTATAATTAA